Proteins found in one Xenopus laevis strain J_2021 chromosome 1L, Xenopus_laevis_v10.1, whole genome shotgun sequence genomic segment:
- the add1.L gene encoding alpha-adducin isoform X13 produces the protein MNGDSSAEVVTTPPPTNPPHKEKYFDRVDENSPEYLRERNMAPDLRQDFNMMEQKKRVSMILQSPAFCDELETLIQDQFKKGKNPTGLLALQQIADIMTTGVPNVYPSAPQGGMAALNLSLGMVTPVNDLRGSDSIAYEKGEKLLRCKLAAFYRLADLFGWSQLIYNHITVRVNSEQEHFLIVPFGLLYSEVTASSLVKINLQGELVDRGSTNLGVNKAGFTLHSAIYAARPDVKCIVHIHTPAGAAVSAMKCGLLPLSPEALLLGEVAYHDYHGILVDEEEKVLIQKNLGPKSKVLILRNHGLVTMGETVEEAFYYIHNLMSACEIQVRTLASAGGPDNLVLLDPAKYKKSRSPEAPSGEGSGLHPKWLVGEQEFEALMRMLDNLGYRTGYPYRCPALREKAKKYSDVEIPASVTGYSLGNDGGSGTCSPLRHSFQKQQREKTKWLNSGRADDTSEDGQNGGSPKSKTKVWTNITHDHVKPLLQSLSSGVCVPSCITNCLWTKEDGMKSATSAVPNMFVPLNTDPKEVQEMRNKIRDQNLQDIKTAGPQSQVLCGVVVDRSVVQRLSVYKDAPLSDCSETIEGLDLTEQTFSPAKTLSVRKGELVTASKAIIEKEYQPKMIVSTTGPNPFNKFSDRELEEYRKEIERKQKDTEEQLEEPADEKEAPAEHIRTPPSTPIKPEGDGYAKEYLLP, from the exons ATGAATGGTGATTCCAGTGCAGAGGTGGTGACCACACCACCCCCAACCAATCCCCCTCACAAGGAGAAATACTTTGACAGAGTTGATGAAAACAGCCCTGAGTATCTGCGAGAGAGGAACATGGCTCCAGACCTTCGCCAGGATTTCAACATGATGGAGCAAAAGAAAAGGGTCTCCATGATACTGCAAAGTCCT gCATTTTGTGATGAACTTGAAACTTTGATCCAGGACCAATTTAAGAAAGGCAAAAATCCTACGGGTTTATTAGCATTACAGCAGATTGCTGATATTATGACCACAGGTGTACCAAATGTCTACCCTTCAGCTCCTCAAGGTGGAATGGCAGCTCTAAACCTGA GCCTTGGAATGGTGACGCCTGTGAATGACCTTAGGGGTTCGGATTCTATTGCTTACGAAAAGGGAGAAAAGCTCCTGCGCTGTAAACTTGCAGCATTTTATAGATTAGCAGATTTGTTTGGATGGTCACAGCTAATCTACAATCATATTACA GTCAGAGTAAATTCAGAACAGGAACACTTCTTGATTGTTCCCTTTGGACTACTGTACAGTGAAGTGACTGCATCAAGTCTG GTGAAGATCAATCTGCAAGGAGAGTTGGTAGATCGTGGCAGCACAAACCTGGGAGTAAATAAAGCTGGCTTTACGTTGCACTCTGCAATTTACGCGGCACGGCCTGATGTAAAATGTATTGTACATATACATACACCAGCTGGGGCAGCA GTGTCTGCAATGAAATGTGGTCTGTTGCCACTTTCTCCAGAAGCCCTTTTGTTGGGTGAAGTAGCTTATCATGACTACCATGGCATTTTGGTAGATGAAGAAGAAAAAGTACTAATTCAAAAAAACTTGGGACCAAAAAGCAAA GTGCTCATTCTACGAAATCATGGTTTGGTGACAATGGGtgaaactgtagaggaagcattttattatatacacaatcTGATGTCTGCTTGTGAAATTCAG GTACGCACACTAGCCAGTGCAGGAGGCCCAGACAATTTGGTACTGTTAGAccctgcaaaatataaaaaatctcgTTCACCAGAAGCTCCAAGTGGGGAAGGAAGTGGACTTCATCCAAAGTGGCTTGTTGGGGAACAGGAATTTGAGGCACTCATGCGAATGCTGGATAACTTG gGTTACAGAACTGGCTATCCCTACCGATGTCCAGCCCTGCGAGAGAAGGCCAAAAAGTACAGTGATGTTGAAATCCCTGCTAGTGTTACTGGATACTCCTTAGGAAATGATGGTGGCTCAGGCACTTGTTCACCTCTCAGGCACAGTTTTCAGAAACAGCAGCGTGAGAAGACCAAGTGGCTGAACTCTGGTAGAGCAGATGATACATCAGAAGATGGGCAGAACGGTGGCAGCCCAAAGTCGAAGACTAAGGTGTGGACGAACATTACACACGATCACGTGAAACCCTTGCTGCAGTCTCTCTCGTCCGGTGTCTGCGTGCCAAGCTGTATTACCAACTGCTTG TGGACTAAAGAGGATGGAATGAAATCTGCCACCTCTGCAGTCCCAAACATGTTTGTTCCATTGAACACAGACCCCAAGGAAGTCCAAGAGATGAGGAACAAG ATAAGGGACCAGAATTTGCAAGACATTAAAACTGCTGGACCTCAGTCGCAAGTTTTGTGTGGAGTTGTTGTGGACAGGAGCGTTGTGCAG AGATTGTCTGTGTATAAG GATGCGCCTCTTTCAGACTGTTCGGAAACTATTGAAGGGCTCGATCTTACAGAGCAGACCTTTAGTCCTGCTAAAACCCTCTCAGTTAGAAAG ggaGAGCTGGTGACTGCATCCAAAGCTATCATTGAGAAGGAATATCAGCCCAAAATGATTGTCAGCACCACTGGCCCAAACCCATTCAACAAATTCTCAGACCGAGAACTGGAAGAGTATCGCAAGGAAATTGAACGGAAACAGAAGGACACTGAAG AACAATTAGAAGAGCCGGCAGATGAGAAGGAAGCGCCAGCTGAACACATTCGCACACCCCCAAGCACACCCATTAAACCAGAAG GAGACGGATATGCTAAAGAATACCTGTTACCATAG